In the Hippoglossus stenolepis isolate QCI-W04-F060 chromosome 14, HSTE1.2, whole genome shotgun sequence genome, one interval contains:
- the LOC118120733 gene encoding vacuolar protein sorting-associated protein 4B, translated as MAGGNLQKAIDLANKAAQEDKAKNYEEALRCYQHAIQYFLHVVKYEAQSERAKESIREKCKDYLDRAEQLKEHLKKMEKSPPAKPVKENHSDDKGSESDDGDSQEKKKFQNQLSGAIVMEKPNIKWDDVAGLEGAKEALKEAVILPIKFPHLFTGKRTPWRGILLFGPPGTGKSYLAKAVATEANNSTFFSISSSDLVSKWLGESEKLVKNLFSLAREHKPSIIFIDEIDSLCGSRSENESEAARRIKTEFLVQMQGVGNDNEGVLVLGATNIPWTLDSAIRRRFEKRIYIPLPEEHARAFMFKLHLGSTPSDLAEADFISLGQKTEGYSGADISVIVRDALMQPVRKVQSATHFKKVQGSSWNNPGVVEEDLLTPCSPGDPDAIEMTWMDVPGEKLMESVVCMADMMRSLTNIKPTVNEQDLDKLKKFTEDFGQEG; from the exons ATGGCAGGAGGCAACTTACAG AAAGCTATCGATCTGGCCAACAAAGCTGCACAGGAGGACAAAGCCAAGAACTACGAGGAAGCCCTCAGATGTTATCAGCATGCAATCCAGTACTTCCTCCATGTTGTCAAGT ATGAGGCTCAGAGTGAACGAGCGAAGGAGAGCATCAGGGAAAAATGTAAAGATTACCTGGACCGAGCCGAGCAGCTGAAGGAACACctgaagaagatggagaagagtcCTCCGGCTAAACCAGTCAAAGAGAACCATTCTGATGACAAAGG GAGTGAAAGTGATGACGGGGACAGCCAAGAGAAAAAGAAGTTTCAAAATCAACTCTCAG GTGCCATCGTCATGGAAAAGCCAAACATTAAGTGGGATGATGTAGCTGGACTTGAAGGAGCCAAAGAAGCCTTGAAGGAAGCCGTCATTCTGCCCATCAAATTCCCTCATCTGTTCACAG GAAAGCGAACTCCTTGGCGGGGGATCCTTCTCTTCGGCCCTCCAGGAACAGGAAAATCCTACCTGGCCAAGGCGGTGGCCACAGAGGCCAACAACTCCaccttcttctccatctcctcctccgaCCTCGTGTCCAAGTGGTTGGGGGAAAGTGAAAA GTTGGTGAAGAACCTGTTCTCTTTGGCTCGAGAGCACAAACCATCCATTATTTTCATTGATGAGATCGACTCCCTCTGTGGCTCCAGGAGCGAGAACGAGAGCGAGGCAGCGCGCAGAATCAAGACAGAGTTCCTCGTTCAGATGCAGG GTGTTGGAAACGATAACGAAGGAGTCCTGGTTCTGGGAGCCACAAATATACCGTGGACATTGGACTCTGCTATTAGGAGAAG ATTTGAAAAGCGAATCTACATCCCTCTGCCTGAAGAGCATGCTCGCGCGTTCATGTTTAAACTGCATCTGGGATCCACCCCCAGCGACCTGGCAGAGGCAGACTTCATCAGTCTGGGCCAGAAGACGGAAGGGTACTCTGGGGCTGACATCAGTGTTATCGTCAGGGACGCCCTCATGCAACCTGTCAGGAAGGTTCAGTCCGCCACTCACTTCAAAAAG GTCCAGGGCTCATCTTGGAACAACCCGGGGGTTGTGGAGGAAGACCTACTGACTCCGTGCTCGCCGGGAGATCCCGACGCCATAGAGATGACGTGGATGGACGTCCCTGGAGAAAAGCTTATGGAGTCAGTCGTGTGCATG GCGGACATGATGAGGTCACTCACTAACATCAAGCCGACAGTGAATGAGCAGGACCTGGATAAGCTGAAGAAGTTTACGGAAGATTTTGGTCAAGAAGGGTAG